Within Bradymonas sediminis, the genomic segment CACGCCGCCGAGGTCGAGGAGATGCTCGACGAGGCTGAAGAAGCCGAGGAAGCCGCTGACGATTGAGCGCGGCCGGGCGGCGCGTGAGTTGCATTGGTATTCATTTCTATCGACACCCCTGAAGTCTTATAAGTACGAGTTTTTTATGGCCATTTCGTTCGCGCAGCAGATTATGTCGAACCCTACGGATAAAGACGCATGGGTAAAGGCGTTTAAGGCGACCACCGGGCATACCGCGATGGCGCCGCATCAAATTGAGTTGGTCGATATCGGCGACGATTTCGCGGTGCTCGAGATGCCGATCGGCGACCACGCGCGCCAGCCCTTCGGGCTGCTGCACGGTGGGATGAGCCTGTTATTGGCGGAGTCGGCGGCGAGCATGCACGCCTGTTGGGGCGTCGATTTGAGCAAGCGCGTTCCGGTGGGGATCGAGGTGAGTTGCTCGCATCTTAGCTCGGCGACCGAGGGGAGCGTGCGCGCGCACGCCACGGTGATTAAGCGCGGCCGCACCCTGATTCGCCATAAGATCGATATCATCCATATCGAGACCGAACGGCTGCTCTGCGAAGTGCGCGTGACGAATCTATATAAGTCGATGTGATGATTGCGGGTCAGGTTATGTGCTCGGCGAGGCCGGTAGCGCGTGGTCGGGCCCGCTTTTTTGTGCGCTCTCATCGGGCTCGGGCGGCGATTCGGCGACGAGGTCGACTTCTCCGCCCTGGTAAATGGTCGTCTCCTGGTAGAGGGCGCGCAGATCCGGGATGATCACCTTGACGGCCCCCGCGATGGGTATCACCAATAGGATGCCCCAGAGACCGGCCAATTCACCGCCGGCCAGCAGCAAAATGATCACCGCGATGGGGTTCATGTCGACGGAGTCGCCCAATACCTTGGGGCCGACGATATATGCCTCCAAGATGTGGTTCACCAGGAAGACGCCGACGACAAAAAGGATGCCGATCCATCCCGGCCAGTCCAGCAGGACCACCAGGGCGGTCATGGCGATCGCCAAGATCATGCCAAGGTAGGGGATAATATTGGTGATCCCCGCGGCGACGCCGATGGCGATCCCGAGTTGGAAGTCGATCCCGAAGAGGGCGAAGACGATGGCCAGCCCGATGGCATAGAG encodes:
- a CDS encoding PaaI family thioesterase; protein product: MAISFAQQIMSNPTDKDAWVKAFKATTGHTAMAPHQIELVDIGDDFAVLEMPIGDHARQPFGLLHGGMSLLLAESAASMHACWGVDLSKRVPVGIEVSCSHLSSATEGSVRAHATVIKRGRTLIRHKIDIIHIETERLLCEVRVTNLYKSM